One genomic window of Parasteatoda tepidariorum isolate YZ-2023 chromosome 9, CAS_Ptep_4.0, whole genome shotgun sequence includes the following:
- the LOC107447244 gene encoding nuclear pore glycoprotein p62, which yields MSFTFGANTGQQAQQQASNFAFGQPQQQNQNRGFGFGSTTGSTGFGFGAAATTASTGFSFGNTAPATTNTGFAFGAQASAPNTGFSFGTPATTANSGFAFGAAPTSTPSSNLFGATATTASSGFGFGAPSSTTSAFGFGTGTATTTAAGFGFGTGTATTTAAGFGFGTGATSTTNTGFGFGTGTATTTNAGFAFNTPQSGGSLSFGTPTATGTGLPFGQVAATTASGFAFGTPSSTATSALGFNLGGAAPTTTAPIGNTAFGNTQNSNAFGGFGGATVTTAPNLFGNFTPTASSAITPSTGFGVSTATVAPLSFGATPTSAATGTAIGTAGLGFGTTPQQPLGFNTTSQQSSGFNTTSQQSSGFNTTSQQSSGFSATPQQPSTGFQFATPNSTSATAVSSTAAGTGFAFNQPQTTVSTASPFQLPGATSTAAMNFGVNNSSTTQSGTTPVAPLNFSASAVAVTKTETSGMSSLFSSKPVTSVAPLSNLSTSQSTPIATSALSTSLPSAPAAPALSFAPSTSSTLATTTSGGFSFPTMKTTAAAASTAAPSLFSSTSLSSVPSMSSAITSATLNTTTTVTASASTPTSMNFRQLEDSINKWSIELKEQEKVFLNQATQVNAWDRLLISNGEKITVLNDAVERVKHDQQRLDLELDFIHAQQAELEELILPLEKSTESTPNISAQQHADVEREHTYNLAESIDAQLKRMSEDIKEIIEHVNTANKTQDDNDPVQQIAKILNAHMDALQWVDQNTVGLQRRLEGVSKVYENQKRENEQSLRRLYQ from the exons ggtTTGGATTTGGAGCTGCAGCCACTACTGCCTCAACTGGATTTTCATTTGGTAATACAGCTCCTGCTACTACAAATACAGGGTTTGCATTTGGAGCTCAAGCATCTGCACCAAATACAGGGTTTTCATTTGGAACACCTGCAACTACTGCTAATTCTGGATTTGCTTTTGGTGCTGCACCCACCTCAACTCCATCATCTAATCTGTTTGGTGCGACAGCTACCACAGCTAGCTCTGGATTTGGATTTGGTGCACCATCTTCAACTACAAGTGCATTTGGTTTTGGAACTGGAACTGCTACTACTACAGCTGCTGGATTTGGATTTGGTACAGGAACAGCTACTACTACAGCTGCCGGATTCGGTTTTGGAACTGGAGCAACTAGTACTACAAATACTGGATTTGGTTTCGGAACTGGGACAGCAACAACTACAAATGCTGGATTTGCCTTTAACACCCCTCAGAGTGGGGGAAGTCTCTCATTTGGCACTCCTACAGCTACAGGAACTGGGCTACCTTTTGGACAAGTTGCTGCCACTACTGCCAGTGGTTTCGCTTTTGGAACGCCAAGTTCTACTGCTACTTCAGCATTAGGGTTTAATTTAGGTGGTGCTGCTCCTACAACCACTGCACCTATTGGTAATACAGCTTTTGGAAATACACAAAATTCAAATGCTTTTGGAGGGTTTGGTGGTGCTACAGTTACAACAGCACCAAACTTATTTGGCAATTTCACTCCCACTGCAAGTTCTGCAATAACACCTTCAACTGGATTTGGTGTCAGTACTGCTACTGTGGCTCCTTTAAGTTTTGGTGCAACCCCTACATCTGCTGCTACAGGAACTGCTATTGGAACTGCAGGCCTAGGATTTGGCACTACACCACAACAGCCTTTAGGATTTAATACCACCTCACAGCAATCTTCAGGATTTAATACCACTTCACAGCAATCTTCAGGATTTAATACCACTTCACAACAATCTTCAGGATTTAGTGCTACACCACAGCAACCTTCAACGGGATTTCAGTTTGCTACTCCTAATAGTACCTCTGCAACTGCAGTTAGTTCTACTGCAGCTGGTACTGGGTTTGCATTCAATCAGCCTCAAACAACTGTGAGTACAGCTAGCCCTTTCCAGTTACCTGGTGCTACATCTACGGCTGCTATGAATTTTGGAGTAAATAATAGCAGTACAACACAATCAg GAACTACACCTGTTGCTCCTTTAAACTTTTCTGCTAGTGCAGTTGCTGTTACAAAAACTGAAACATCTGGAATGTCATCATTGTTTTCAAGTAAACCAGTGACTTCTGTTg cacCTTTGTCTAACCTATCAACAAGCCAGAGTACACCTATCGCCACATCTGCTTTATCAACTTCTTTGCCTAGTGCACCAGCTGCTCCTg ctCTTTCCTTCGCTCCATCAACTAGTAGCACATTAGCAACTACCACTTCTGGAGGATTTTCATTTCCCACAATGAAAACAACTGCTGCAGCTGCGTCTACTGCTGCACCATCACTGTTTTCTTCAACATCCTTATCCTCAGTACCATCAATGTCTTCTGCAATTACATCAGCTACACTCAATACCACTACAACTGT aactgcCAGTGCTTCTACGCCAACATCTATGAATTTCAGGCAGTTAGAAGATTCTATCAACAAATGGAGTATTGAACTGAAAGaacaagaaaaagtatttttaaatcaagctACTCAAGTCAATGCTTGGGATAGACTATTGATATCCAATGGAGAAAAG atTACAGTTTTAAATGATGCTGTTGAAAGAGTAAAACATGATCAACAACGATTGGATTTGGAGTTAGATTTTATCCATGCTCAACAAGCTGAGCTGGAAGAACTTATTCTTCCATTGGAGAAAAGTACTGAATCGACCCCAAATATCAGCGCTCAACAACATGCTGATGTAGAGAGAGAACATac CTATAACCTGGCTGAGAGCATTGATGCTCAGTTGAAGAGAATGTCTGaagatattaaagaaattattgaacATGTTAATACTGCTAACAAAACTCAAGATGATAATGATCct gTACAACAGATTGCAAAGATTCTCAATGCTCATATGGATGCGTTGCAATGGGTAGATCAAAATACAG ttgGTTTGCAAAGAAGACTTGAAGGTGTGTCAAAAGTATATGAAAATCAGAAGAGGGAAAATGAACAATCATTAAGGCGCCTATACCAATAG